Sequence from the Stenotrophomonas sp. 364 genome:
ATCAGCCGCCTGATCAACTCCAGCTACCGCCAGCTGGGTCTGAAGGACACGGTCGTGTTCGCCGACAAGCTGATGTACACCGGCTTCGCTTACGCGACCCGCGCCGGCGTCTCCATCGGCATCGACGACATGCTGATCCCGGACGAGAAGAAGGGCATCCTCACCGAGGCCGAAGCCGAAGTGCTGGAAATCCAGGAGCAGTACCAGTCGGGCCTGGTCACCGCCGGCGAGCGCTACAACAAGGTGGTCGACATCTGGTCGCGCACCAATGAGCGCATCGCCAAGGCGATGATGGACACCATCGGTACCGAGAAGGTCATCAATGCCAAGGGCGAGACCATCGACCAGAAGTCGATGAACTCCCTGTACATCATGGCCGACTCCGGTGCGCGTGGTTCCCAGGCACAGATCCGCCAGCTGGCCGGTATGCGTGGCCTGATGGCGCGTCCGGATGGCTCGATCATCGAAACGCCCATCAAGGCGAACTTCCGTGAAGGCCTGAACGTACAGGAATACTTCAACTCCACCCACGGTGCCCGTAAGGGTCTGGCCGATACCGCGCTGAAGACCGCCAACTCGGGTTACCTGACCCGTCGTCTGGTGGACGTCGCGCAGGACGTGGTCATCACCGAAGTGGATTGCGGTACCACCGAAGGCCTGACCATGACCCCGATCGTGGAAGGCGGCGACGTCGTGGAGCCGTTGAAGGACCGCGTGCTGGGTCGTGTCGTGGCCGAGGACGTGTTCCTGCCGGGCAACGACGAAGATCCGATCGTGACCCGCAACACGCTGCTGGACGAAGCGTGGGTGGCCAAGCTTGAAGATGCCAGCGTGCAGTCGGTGAAGGTCCGTTCGACCATCTCCTGCGCCTCGGCCTTCGGCGTGTGCGCCCATTGCTACGGCCGCGATCTGGCCCGTGGCCACATCGTCAACATCGGCGAAGCGGTCGGCGTCATCGCCGCCCAGTCGATCGGTGAGCCGGGTACCCAGCTGACCATGCGTACGTTCCACATCGGTGGTGCGGCATCGCGTGCGGCTGCCGTGGACAACATCACCGTCAAGACCACCGGTTCGGTCAAGTTCAACAACCTCAAGTCGGTGGCGCATGCCAGCGGTTCGCTGGTGGCGGTCTCGCGCTCGGGTGAAATCTCGGTGCTCGACGCCCACGGCCGTGAGCGTGAGCGCTACAAGCTGCCCTACGGTGCCACCATCACCTCCAAGGACGCCGACTCGGTCAAGGCTGGCCAGACCGTGGCGAACTGGGATCCGCATAACCACCCGATCGTGTCCGAAGTGGCCGGTTTCATCCGCTTCATCGACTTCATCGACGGCGTGACCGTCATCGAGAAGACCGACGAACTGACCGGCCTGGCGTCGCGTGAAATCACCGACCCGAAGCGTCGTGGCTCGCAGGCCAAGGACCTCCGTCCGATCGTGCGTATCGTGGATGCCAAGGGCAATGACCTGACCATCCCGAACACCGATCTGCCGGCCCAGTACCTGCTGCCGCCGCGCTCCATCGTCAACCTGCAGGACGGCGCCGCCGTCGGCGTGGGTGACGTGGTCGCCAAGATCCCGCAGGAAGCGTCCAAGACCCGTGACATCACCGGTGGTCTGCCGCGCGTGGCCGACTTGTTCGAAGCGCGCAAGCCGAAGGATCCGGCGATCCTGGCCGAGCGTTCGGGCATCATCAGCTTCGGTAAGGACACCAAGGGCAAGCAGCGCCTGATCATCAAGGACACCGATGGTTCGGAACACGAAGAGCTGATCCCGAAGTACCGTCAGGTGATCGTGTTCGAAGGCGAACACGTGACCAAGGGCGAAACCATCGTGGACGGCGAGCCGAGCCCGCAGGACATCCTGCGTCTGCTGGGTGTCGAGCCGCTGGCGGCCTACCTGGTCAAGGAAATCCAGGACGTGTACCGCCTGCAGGGCGTGAAGATCAACGACAAGCACATTGAAGTGATCACCCGCCAGATGCTGCGCAAGGTCGAAATCACCGACCAGGGCAGCAGCAAGTTCCTGAATGGCGAGCAGGCCGAGCGCCAGCGCGTCATCGAGGAAAATGCACGCCTGACCGCCCGCAACGAGCTGATCGCCCGTTTCGACCCGGTCCTGCTGGGTATCACCAAGGCATCGCTGGCCACCGAATCGTTCATCTCGGCGGCCTCCTTCCAGGAAACCACCCGCGTGTTGACCGAGGCGGCCGTCCGCGGCACCAAGGACAACCTGCGCGGCCTGAAGGAAAACGTCATCGTCGGCCGCCTGATCCCGGCCGGTACCGGTCTGTCGTACCACGCCAACCGCCGCCGCAACGCGAGCGGGCTGACCGATTCGGAAATGCAGACCCTGGCCGGCACCCCGGTCGTGGCGGCACCGGTCGTCGCGTCCGCTCCGGAAGTGGCGGTCGAGTCGACCGACACCGAGCAGGCGGAAGACTGATTGACAGGTCCGGCCCTGGCCGGACCGAAGGGTAGGGCCCGGCCATTGGCCGGGCCAGACCGCTCGGACGCCGCCGGCCACTGGTCGGATGGCTGCCGATGAGGTAGGATGCCGGCCCGGTCTGTCAAAGGACCGGGTTGACAACCTGAACGGGGGGCATGGAGAAGGCTCCCCTGTAACGGCCCGGGATCAGGGCTGGCTTGGCGCGTGCGCATTTGACTGCGTTTTCGCCAGGTTGCTACAATCGTCTGTCTCAGCAGGCCGGTTTCTTGCCTGCTCGCACATATCCGCATTCATGGCCGGTTTTTTCACTGGCCTCTCTCAGAAGAACATACTGATGGCGACGATCAATCAGCTTGTCCGCAAGCCGCGGCAGGCAACCACTTATAAGAGTGCCTCCCCGGCCCTCGATAAGTGCCCCCAGCGCCGTGGCGTCTGCACGCGCGTGTACACCACCACTCCGAAGAAGCCGAACTCGGCGCTTCGCAAGGTTGCCAAGGTTCGCCTGACCAACCAGGAAGAAGTGATTAGCTACATCGGCGGCGAAGGCCACAACCTGCAGGAGCACTCCGTGGTCCTGATCCGTGGCGGTCGCGTCAAGGATCTGCCGGGTGTGCGTTACCACACCGTGCGTGGCTCGCTGGACGCCTCCGGCGTTGCCAAGCGTCGCCAGGGCCGTTCCAAGTACGGCGCCAAGCGTCCGAAGAGCTAAGGGAAAGTACACATGTCTCGTAAAGGTAATACGCCGCAGCGCTCTGTCCTGCCGGATCCGAAGCACGGAAGTGAAACCATCGCACGCTTCATCAATATGGTGATGCTGAGCGGCAAGAAGTCGGTCGCTGAAAAGATCGTCTACGGTGCCATGGACGTGATCGGCGAAAAGAACCCGAACTCCGTCGAGCTGGTGCAGAAGGCTCTGGACAACGTGGCTCCGTCGGTCGAAGTCAAGTCCCGCCGCGTCGGTGGTGCCACCTACCAGGTGCCCGTCGAAGTGCGTTCGTCGCGCAAGATGGCCCTGGCCATGCGTTGGCTGATCGACTCGGCGCGTAAGCGTGGTGAAAACACCATGCCGAAGAAGCTGGCTGCCGAACTGCTGGACGCCTCGGAGAACCGTGGCGGCGCCATCAAGAAGCGCGAAGAAACCCACCGCATGGCCGAAGCCAACAAGGCATTCGCCCACTACCGCTGGTGAGTTTGACGGCCTTGCAAAACAGGCAGAGCGGTACTACGTATTAGTGCCGCTTCGCGGCACCTGGGGTGCCGCGCCAATCCGAAGGCCGCCGAAAGGCGGCGTTCGGCCATCCGAATTCCAAGAAATTGAGAGGCTCCCGTGGCCCGCACCACTCCCATCGAGCGTTACCGTAACTTCGGCATCATGGCTCACATCGATGCCGGCAAGACCACCACGTCCGAGCGCATCCTGTTCTACACCGGCAAGAGCCACAAGATCGGTGAAGTGCACGACGGCGCTGCCACCATGGACTGGATGGAGCAGGAGCAGGAGCGTGGCATCACGATCCAGTCCGCTGCGACCACCGCGTTCTGGAAGGGCATGGACAAGTCCCTGCCGGAGCATCGCTTCAACATCATCGACACCCCCGGACACGTCGACTTCACCATCGAAGTAGAGCGCTCGCTGCGCGTGCTCGACGGTGCTGTGTTCGTGCTGTGCGCCGTCGGTGGCGTGCAGCCGCAGTCCGAAACCGTGTGGCGCCAGGCCAACCGGTACAAGGTGCCGCGCATTGCCTTCGTCAATAAGATGGACCGCACCGGTGCCAACTTCACCAAGGTCGTTGGCCAGCTGAAGGCCAAGCTGGGCGCCGTCGCCGTGCCGATGCAGCTGCCGATCGGCGCTGAAGAAGGCTTCAAGGGCGTGGTCGACCTGATCAAGATGAAGGCCATCCACTGGGATGAAGCCTCGCAGGGCATGAAGTTCGAGTACCTGGAGATCCCGGCCGACATGCAGGCGGAGGCCGACGAGGCCCGCACCTACATGATCGAAGCCGCGGCTGAAGCCAG
This genomic interval carries:
- the rpoC gene encoding DNA-directed RNA polymerase subunit beta', encoding MKDLLNLFNQQRQTLDFDAIKIALASPDLIRSWSFGEVKKPETINYRTFKPERDGLFCAAIFGPVKDYECLCGKYKRMKHRGVVCEKCGTEVTLAKVRRERMGHIDLASPVAHIWFLKSLPSRIGLMLDMTLRDIERVLYFEAYVVTEPGLTALERRQLLTEEQYLQARQEHGDDFDAAMGAEAVYELLRTIDLQSEMTRLREEISSTGSETKLKRLTKRIKLVEAFLESGNRPEWMVMTVLPVLPPDLRPLVPLDGGRFATSDLNDLYRRVINRNNRLRRLLELNAPDIIVRNEKRMLQESVDALLDNGRRGRAITGTNKRPLKSLADMIKGKQGRFRQNLLGKRVDYSGRSVIVVGPYLRLHQCGLPKKMALELFKPFVFAKLQRRGLATTIKAAKKLVEREEAEVWDILEEVIREHPVMLNRAPTLHRLGIQAFEPVLIEGKAIQLHPLVCTAFNADFDGDQMAVHVPLSLEAQLEARALMMSTNNILSPANGEPIIVPSQDVVLGLYYMTRSLENKKGEGMAFANIAEVKRAYDNRVVELHARVKVRITEVVTDEDGNKQNKTSIVDTTIGRALLAEILPEGLPFALANTELTKKNISRLINSSYRQLGLKDTVVFADKLMYTGFAYATRAGVSIGIDDMLIPDEKKGILTEAEAEVLEIQEQYQSGLVTAGERYNKVVDIWSRTNERIAKAMMDTIGTEKVINAKGETIDQKSMNSLYIMADSGARGSQAQIRQLAGMRGLMARPDGSIIETPIKANFREGLNVQEYFNSTHGARKGLADTALKTANSGYLTRRLVDVAQDVVITEVDCGTTEGLTMTPIVEGGDVVEPLKDRVLGRVVAEDVFLPGNDEDPIVTRNTLLDEAWVAKLEDASVQSVKVRSTISCASAFGVCAHCYGRDLARGHIVNIGEAVGVIAAQSIGEPGTQLTMRTFHIGGAASRAAAVDNITVKTTGSVKFNNLKSVAHASGSLVAVSRSGEISVLDAHGRERERYKLPYGATITSKDADSVKAGQTVANWDPHNHPIVSEVAGFIRFIDFIDGVTVIEKTDELTGLASREITDPKRRGSQAKDLRPIVRIVDAKGNDLTIPNTDLPAQYLLPPRSIVNLQDGAAVGVGDVVAKIPQEASKTRDITGGLPRVADLFEARKPKDPAILAERSGIISFGKDTKGKQRLIIKDTDGSEHEELIPKYRQVIVFEGEHVTKGETIVDGEPSPQDILRLLGVEPLAAYLVKEIQDVYRLQGVKINDKHIEVITRQMLRKVEITDQGSSKFLNGEQAERQRVIEENARLTARNELIARFDPVLLGITKASLATESFISAASFQETTRVLTEAAVRGTKDNLRGLKENVIVGRLIPAGTGLSYHANRRRNASGLTDSEMQTLAGTPVVAAPVVASAPEVAVESTDTEQAED
- the rpsL gene encoding 30S ribosomal protein S12; translated protein: MATINQLVRKPRQATTYKSASPALDKCPQRRGVCTRVYTTTPKKPNSALRKVAKVRLTNQEEVISYIGGEGHNLQEHSVVLIRGGRVKDLPGVRYHTVRGSLDASGVAKRRQGRSKYGAKRPKS
- the rpsG gene encoding 30S ribosomal protein S7, whose amino-acid sequence is MSRKGNTPQRSVLPDPKHGSETIARFINMVMLSGKKSVAEKIVYGAMDVIGEKNPNSVELVQKALDNVAPSVEVKSRRVGGATYQVPVEVRSSRKMALAMRWLIDSARKRGENTMPKKLAAELLDASENRGGAIKKREETHRMAEANKAFAHYRW